Proteins from a genomic interval of Rhodococcus rhodochrous:
- a CDS encoding acyl-CoA synthetase yields MTTTTPVPLLTSLTESGAGGDDRNAVRVGDVSLTRSELIAAAAAVADEVAGSSRVAIDATASIETVIATTGCLMAGVAAVPVPPDSGPAERAHILKDSGAQVWLGTAPDDVILPAIPVDASARSSSSHAEADPGSAAMIMYTSGTTGAPKGVVLSRSAVAAGLDGLAEAWNWTSDDTLVHGLPLFHVHGLILGVVGALRQGSPLVHTVRPKPEAYAAAGGSLYFGVPTVWSRVVADESSARALSSARLLVSGSAPLPVPVFERMLALTGSAPIERYGMSETIITISTRHDGERRPGWVGLPIAGVSTRLRDQAGNLVAHDGETLGRLEVSGATLFDGYLNNPEKTAESMTEDGWFRTGDIAVIDDQGFHRIVGRESVDMIKSGGYRIGAGEVEHALLNHPGVQEAAVVGVPDDDLGQRIVAYVVGDLRDPSELSDFVAQTLSIHKRPREIRTVDALPRNAMGKVQKKILVEDYLAGK; encoded by the coding sequence ATGACCACCACCACGCCCGTGCCGTTGCTGACCTCGCTCACCGAGTCCGGAGCAGGTGGCGACGACCGCAACGCCGTCCGCGTCGGAGACGTCTCGCTCACCCGATCCGAACTGATCGCGGCCGCCGCCGCGGTGGCCGACGAGGTCGCCGGTTCCTCACGGGTCGCCATCGACGCCACCGCGAGCATCGAGACGGTGATCGCCACGACCGGATGCCTCATGGCCGGTGTGGCCGCGGTGCCCGTGCCGCCGGATTCCGGCCCGGCCGAGCGCGCGCACATCCTGAAGGACTCGGGTGCGCAGGTATGGCTCGGCACTGCCCCCGACGACGTCATCCTGCCTGCGATCCCGGTCGACGCGAGCGCGCGTTCGTCGTCCTCGCACGCCGAGGCCGATCCGGGTAGCGCTGCGATGATCATGTACACCTCGGGAACCACCGGTGCCCCCAAGGGAGTCGTGCTCTCGCGGTCCGCCGTGGCGGCCGGTCTCGACGGTCTCGCCGAGGCGTGGAACTGGACGTCCGACGACACACTCGTCCACGGACTTCCGCTGTTCCACGTCCACGGACTCATCCTCGGTGTCGTCGGCGCGCTCCGGCAGGGCTCGCCACTCGTGCACACCGTGCGACCCAAGCCCGAAGCCTATGCGGCAGCCGGTGGTTCGCTGTACTTCGGTGTTCCCACCGTGTGGTCGCGGGTCGTCGCCGATGAATCGTCCGCTCGCGCACTGTCGTCCGCGCGACTCCTGGTGTCGGGCAGTGCACCCCTGCCCGTGCCTGTCTTCGAGCGCATGCTCGCCCTCACCGGCTCCGCGCCGATCGAGCGGTACGGGATGAGCGAAACGATCATCACGATCAGCACCCGCCACGACGGTGAGCGCCGGCCCGGCTGGGTGGGTCTGCCGATCGCCGGGGTCTCCACGCGCCTGCGTGACCAGGCCGGCAACCTCGTGGCGCACGACGGCGAAACCCTCGGCCGGCTGGAGGTTTCCGGTGCGACGCTGTTCGACGGCTACCTGAACAATCCCGAGAAGACCGCGGAGTCGATGACCGAGGACGGCTGGTTCAGGACCGGCGACATCGCCGTGATCGACGACCAGGGCTTCCACCGCATCGTCGGCCGCGAATCGGTCGACATGATCAAGTCCGGCGGCTACCGGATCGGCGCCGGCGAGGTGGAGCATGCGCTGCTGAACCATCCGGGCGTGCAGGAGGCCGCGGTGGTGGGTGTGCCGGACGACGATCTCGGACAGCGGATCGTGGCCTACGTCGTCGGGGATCTCCGTGATCCGAGCGAGCTCTCGGACTTCGTTGCGCAGACCCTCTCGATCCACAAGCGTCCCCGCGAGATCCGTACCGTCGACGCTCTTCCGCGCAACGCCATGGGCAAGGTGCAGAAGAAGATCCTCGTCGAGGATTACCTCGCCGGGAAGTGA
- a CDS encoding LLM class F420-dependent oxidoreductase has product MTENTTRRWGLTVPLDGIPLPDQRRIIEELPDLGYTDVWSSEAGAADAFTPLTLASVWAPSLRLGTAIVPVYTRGPATLAMSAASLAAAAPGRFVLGVGTSSDVIVEKWNGIPFEEPFKRARDTLRFLRAALSGEKVSEKYDTFAVDGFRAGVVPDPTPPVLLAALRPGMLRLAGREADGAIINWLSADDVRTVAPYVHEGGENKEIVARIFVLPGFDTETARAIGRRMIAAYMNVPVYRAFHEFLGRSDDFAGMWKAWAEGDRKAALEAIPDHVVDALVIHGEPEACREHVERYVEAGVTTPAIALVPSGDPAPMIRALAPR; this is encoded by the coding sequence ATGACGGAGAACACGACACGACGATGGGGCCTGACCGTCCCGCTCGACGGCATCCCCCTGCCCGACCAGCGACGCATCATCGAGGAGCTCCCAGACCTCGGATACACGGACGTGTGGTCGTCCGAGGCCGGCGCCGCCGATGCGTTCACCCCGCTCACCCTGGCGAGCGTGTGGGCTCCCAGCCTGCGCCTGGGTACCGCGATCGTCCCCGTCTACACCCGCGGTCCCGCGACGCTGGCCATGTCCGCCGCGAGTCTCGCCGCGGCCGCACCCGGCCGCTTCGTGCTCGGGGTGGGCACCTCCTCCGACGTCATCGTGGAGAAGTGGAACGGCATCCCCTTCGAAGAACCGTTCAAGCGCGCCCGCGACACCCTGCGGTTCCTGCGTGCGGCCCTGTCGGGGGAGAAGGTCTCCGAGAAGTACGACACCTTCGCGGTCGACGGCTTCCGGGCCGGCGTCGTACCCGACCCGACGCCGCCGGTGCTGCTGGCGGCGCTACGGCCGGGCATGCTGCGTCTGGCCGGACGTGAGGCCGACGGGGCCATCATCAACTGGCTGTCCGCCGACGACGTCCGCACCGTGGCGCCCTACGTCCACGAGGGCGGCGAGAACAAGGAGATCGTCGCGCGGATCTTCGTGCTCCCCGGCTTCGACACCGAGACCGCCCGCGCCATCGGCCGACGCATGATCGCCGCCTACATGAACGTCCCCGTCTACCGGGCCTTCCACGAATTCCTCGGCCGTTCGGACGATTTCGCCGGCATGTGGAAGGCATGGGCGGAAGGCGACCGCAAGGCCGCCCTCGAAGCGATCCCGGACCACGTGGTGGACGCCCTCGTGATCCACGGCGAACCCGAGGCATGCCGCGAGCACGTGGAGCGCTACGTCGAGGCGGGCGTGACCACCCCGGCCATCGCCCTGGTGCCCTCGGGCGATCCCGCGCCGATGATCCGGGCGCTCGCTCCGCGCTGA
- a CDS encoding MOSC domain-containing protein, with amino-acid sequence MRIDQLWRYPVKSFGGERIDAAAIEADGLRGDHLWALVDAESGNIASAKRFRRYGLLLTCSARLLSDDDPRDPAALELTLADGTVVRGDDPEVDDLLSKLVGHDVRLEPRDRTYDEAPLHLVSRSAVEALGTGDPTDVALRRFRPQLVVDTPDTTGFVEDEWIGRRVSVGSVVLEPHKRTARCVMVTLPHQEVPARRDMLREVTHAHQVPNVPEGKPMPCIGVYATVLTPGDITVGDEVGIG; translated from the coding sequence GTGCGTATCGATCAGTTGTGGCGTTATCCGGTGAAGTCGTTCGGGGGCGAACGGATCGACGCCGCAGCGATCGAAGCGGACGGCCTGCGCGGTGATCACCTGTGGGCGCTGGTCGACGCCGAATCCGGAAACATCGCGAGTGCGAAACGTTTCCGCCGCTACGGGCTGCTGCTGACCTGCTCGGCGCGACTTCTGAGCGACGACGACCCCCGCGATCCGGCGGCACTCGAACTGACGCTGGCCGACGGCACGGTGGTGCGCGGCGACGATCCCGAGGTCGACGACCTGCTGTCGAAGCTGGTCGGTCACGACGTGCGGCTCGAACCGCGCGACCGCACCTACGACGAGGCGCCGCTGCATCTCGTCTCCCGATCCGCGGTGGAGGCGCTCGGCACCGGCGACCCCACCGATGTGGCGTTGCGCCGGTTCCGGCCGCAGCTGGTCGTCGACACTCCGGACACGACCGGTTTCGTGGAGGACGAATGGATCGGCCGACGGGTGTCGGTGGGCTCGGTGGTCCTCGAACCGCACAAGCGCACCGCGCGGTGCGTCATGGTGACGCTCCCCCATCAGGAGGTTCCCGCGCGGCGCGACATGCTGCGTGAGGTGACGCACGCGCATCAGGTGCCCAATGTGCCGGAGGGCAAGCCGATGCCGTGCATCGGTGTCTACGCGACCGTCCTGACTCCCGGCGACATCACCGTCGGCGACGAAGTCGGGATCGGGTAA